Sequence from the Candidatus Deferrimicrobium sp. genome:
CGCGGGGCGATCGACGGGGACGGCAAGGTGCTGCGGAAGTTCCGGGGGATCGCCGCGACGGCGCGGGACGCATGGGATGCGGTGTCCGCGGCGGACCCGCGTGGCACGGGCGCCGCGATCGCCTCGGAGTGGGCGATCCGCAAGACCCTCGCCCCCGGCGTGTCCACGGCGGGCGTGGAGGGACTTATTTCCGACCGCCGGTTCCGGCGCCGGGTGAGCGGCGCGAAGCTGTGCGGCGCGGGCGGGGGAGGGATGCTCTTCGGCCTCCTCCGGGACCCGGACGATCGCGAGGCAGCGGAGGCGCTCCTGTCCGGGGCGGGGATGTCCGTCCTCCCGTTCCGGCTCTCCGTCGGCCCGCGGTTCGAGGAAATCGGCGATGGCGGCTGAAAAAACGTGGGACGTCGCCGTCGTGGGCGCGGGTCCCGCGGGGATGTTCGTCGCCCGGACGCTGGCCGGAACGCTCTCGGTACTCGTCCTCGACGAGAAGGGACGCACCGGCGGGGCGGGGGCGATGACCGACGGGAAGCTCAACCTCTCTCCCCACATCGGCCTGGACCTCGCCGAGTTGCAGATGACCGAGGAGGAGGCGGGCGCGCGGATCGCGGCCGTCGACGATGTATTCGTCGCGCACGGCGCCGATCCCACGGTGTACGGCGAAGACCGGGAGCGGATCGACGCGTGGCTCGACCGGGTTTTCTGGGTCCGGCGCAAGACTCCGAAGGGGGAGTGGGACATCACCCTGCGGCCGGCGCGGCAACGCCATATGGGAACGGATCTCGCTCACCGCGTGGTGGCCCGGATGACGGAATCGATTACGTCGGCGGGAGCGCAGTTTTCCCTCAATACGCGGGTCGACGGGATCTCCCCGGGCCCCGGCGGCCTCTTCGCCCTGCGCACTGCGAGGGGGGAACTGATCGCGAAGTACGTGGTGGCCGCCCCCGGGCGCGACGGCGCTTACTGGTTTCGGGAGGCGGCCCGGGGGCTCGGAGTCGCAACACGTTACGGGGCCATCGATATCGGCTGCCGGGTGGAGGTGGCGTCCCCGGTCTACGACGAGATCACCCGCGTCCTGTACGATCCGAAGTTCCTCTTCGTAACCCCCACCCACGGAGACCGGACGCGGACCTTCTGCACCAATCCGGGAGGCCGTGTCCGCGTGGAAGCGCGAAACGGGTTCCGGCTGGTGAACGGCGACGCCCTGAAAACCCGGAAGACGGCGAACACGAACTTCGCGATACTCAACACCGTGTCGATGACGGAGCCGATCCAGGACACGACCGAGATGGGGCGGAAGGTGGCAGAGTTCGCCAACTTCTGGGGAGGAGGAGAGAGCCTGGTCGTGCAACGCTTGGGGGATTTGATGCAGGGGCGCCGTTCCCGGAAGGAGACGTTCCACTCCGCCGGCCTTGGGTACGACAAGATGACGCCGACGCTCCTGCCCGGCCCGGGGGTGACGCCGGGGGACATCTCCTTCGCCTATCCCGGAAGGATCGTCGACAATCTCCGGGAGACCCTGACGCTCCTGTCCCGCGTGATCCCGGGCGTGGCGCACCCCTCCACGGCGATCTTCGTCCCGGAGATCAAGTTCTACGACACGAAGTACGCCACCGACCGGTATCTCGAGACGAACGTCCCGAACCTGTTCGTCGCGGGCGACGGAGTGGGAAAATCCCGCGGGATCGTCGGCGCCGCGCTGAACGGCTGTCTCGCCGCTGAAGGGATCCTGCGGAAGGAAGGAAAAGGCTAAACCTCAGTGCTTCATCGATACGTTGCCGTATTCATTTATGATAGGGAGTGCTTAGCTTACGACGAGCACCCCGGAGCCGGAGATCCGGTCCGCTTTTAGCATCTGCAGCGCCCGGTTCGCCTCTTCGAGCGGGAGGAGGGTGACCTTCGGTCGCAGGGGGATCTCCGCCGCTTCGCGAAGAAGCCCTTCGCCGTCCGCACGGGTATTCGCCGTCACGCTCCGCAGGTTCTTTTCGTGAAAGAGGCACTCCTCGTACTTCATCACCGGTACATCGGTCATGTGGATCCCCGCAAGGGCGAGGGTCCCTCCCGGCTTCAGCGCCCGCAGCGCCGGCGGGACGAGCTCCCCGGCCGGGGCGAAGAGGATGGCGGAGTCCGTCCGCACGGGGATCTCCTCGGGATCTTCACCGACCCACGCGGCGCCCATCGTCTTGGCCAGCTGGCGGTGGGATGCCCCGCGCGTGCAGACGTACACCGTCGCACCCCGGTGCAGCGCGAGCTGCAGGACGATGTGGGCGGAGGAGCCGAAGCCGTAAAGGGCCAATGTCCCGCCGGGACGGAGCTCCGCCCGCGCAAGGGCGCGGTACCCGATGATCCCCGCACACAGCAGGGGGGCGGCATCGGCGTCCCCGAAGGCGTCGGGGATCTTGTAGGCGAACGCCTCCGGCACGACCGTGTACTCCGCGAAGCCGCCGTCCCGGTGATACCCCGTGAATGACGGGGCCTCGCACAGATTCTCTTTCCCCGCGGCGCAGAAGCCGCACGTTCCGCACGCGCGGGCGAGCCACGCGATCCCGACCCGTTCCCCGACGGGAAAGCGCCCCGATCCCTCACCAAGCGCCTCGACGGTTCCCACCACCTGGTGGCCGGGGATGACCGGCATCCGCCGGGGGGGAAGATCTCCCTCGATCACGTGGAGGTCGGTCCGGCAGATCCCGCAGACGCGCACACGGACCCTGATCTCCCCCGGGCCCGGCAAAGGCTCGGGAACGTTTTGCAGGGAGAGCGGGGACATCTCGATCGGCGCGACCCTGCCGAGGACCGCCGCTTTCATGGAAGGAGGAACTTCGAGGGGTCGAGGATTTCGAAACCCGCCTCCTCGATCGCCTTCCGGATCGGCCCGACGTTCAGCGTGGCGACGCGGAAAAAGTTCGACCGTTTCCCTATGTCAACATGCCGGGTGGAGAGCACGCTCGTGATGTTCACGTGGAAGGAGCTGATGATCGCTGTCAGTTGAGCGAGCGTTCCGGGCATGTCGGGGACGACGACCTCGAGGCGTGAGGAAATCTCGCCCACGCCGAGGGCGTCGATGAACGCCTCCAGCACATCGGTCCGGGTGATGATTCCGGCGACTTTCCCCGCGGCGTCCACGACCGGCAAGGCGTTCACCCGGAAGTCGTGCAGCAGTACGATCGCGTCTTCCAGGGTGTCGCTGAGCGTGGCGGTGACGACCTTGCGGGTCATTACCCGCTCGACGGGGGTGTTTTTCATGAACTTCTCGGCCTCCCCGATCGTAAATCCCGGCACCATGTCCGTTGGGAGCACCGCGGCCCGGATGTCCCGGTCGGACACGATCCCCACCAGGGTGCCGTCCTCCGAGACCACCGGGATCTGGCGTATGGTGTGTTCCCTCATCTGGCGTTGCGCCTCGAAAAGGGAAGCGGACGGGGCCGCCGTCACGATCTTTTTCTTCATTCTACGTGCGACGAACATTGGGCCTTCCTCCGTGGGCCGGGATCACTCTTCGAGGAGCTCCCGGACGTGAATTTCGATACAGGACGTGAGCGAGGAGGGTTCATACCCTCCTTCGAGGATCGAGACGACCTTCCCTCCGCAAAACTTGTTCGCAAGCGCGACCACGTGGCGGGTCATGAAGCGGAACCCTTCCTCCGTCACCATGAGATCCGCCAGTGGGTCGTCGCGGTGTGCGTCGAAGCCCGCCGAGACGAGGATGACCTCCGGCCGGAACCGTTCCACGGCAGGCTCGAGCGTCTG
This genomic interval carries:
- a CDS encoding NAD(P)/FAD-dependent oxidoreductase, with the protein product MAAEKTWDVAVVGAGPAGMFVARTLAGTLSVLVLDEKGRTGGAGAMTDGKLNLSPHIGLDLAELQMTEEEAGARIAAVDDVFVAHGADPTVYGEDRERIDAWLDRVFWVRRKTPKGEWDITLRPARQRHMGTDLAHRVVARMTESITSAGAQFSLNTRVDGISPGPGGLFALRTARGELIAKYVVAAPGRDGAYWFREAARGLGVATRYGAIDIGCRVEVASPVYDEITRVLYDPKFLFVTPTHGDRTRTFCTNPGGRVRVEARNGFRLVNGDALKTRKTANTNFAILNTVSMTEPIQDTTEMGRKVAEFANFWGGGESLVVQRLGDLMQGRRSRKETFHSAGLGYDKMTPTLLPGPGVTPGDISFAYPGRIVDNLRETLTLLSRVIPGVAHPSTAIFVPEIKFYDTKYATDRYLETNVPNLFVAGDGVGKSRGIVGAALNGCLAAEGILRKEGKG
- a CDS encoding CBS and ACT domain-containing protein; translated protein: MFVARRMKKKIVTAAPSASLFEAQRQMREHTIRQIPVVSEDGTLVGIVSDRDIRAAVLPTDMVPGFTIGEAEKFMKNTPVERVMTRKVVTATLSDTLEDAIVLLHDFRVNALPVVDAAGKVAGIITRTDVLEAFIDALGVGEISSRLEVVVPDMPGTLAQLTAIISSFHVNITSVLSTRHVDIGKRSNFFRVATLNVGPIRKAIEEAGFEILDPSKFLLP
- a CDS encoding zinc-dependent alcohol dehydrogenase family protein — its product is MKAAVLGRVAPIEMSPLSLQNVPEPLPGPGEIRVRVRVCGICRTDLHVIEGDLPPRRMPVIPGHQVVGTVEALGEGSGRFPVGERVGIAWLARACGTCGFCAAGKENLCEAPSFTGYHRDGGFAEYTVVPEAFAYKIPDAFGDADAAPLLCAGIIGYRALARAELRPGGTLALYGFGSSAHIVLQLALHRGATVYVCTRGASHRQLAKTMGAAWVGEDPEEIPVRTDSAILFAPAGELVPPALRALKPGGTLALAGIHMTDVPVMKYEECLFHEKNLRSVTANTRADGEGLLREAAEIPLRPKVTLLPLEEANRALQMLKADRISGSGVLVVS